Genomic segment of Melospiza georgiana isolate bMelGeo1 chromosome 12, bMelGeo1.pri, whole genome shotgun sequence:
TTGTGGTGGTTAAATCTGGTGTGATGTGGCTGTAACATCCCAAAGTACCTCCCATGTTGCGGTGAGTAATCCTGTGAAACTGACcgtgtttttgtttttatttgcagTGCTGTCCCatggcagctgcctcagcagagagctccaggagccatgggaaggggctggagtgGAGCCAGagtcacagcagctctgccttggacTATTCAGGAGACACCTTTGAGTCCTTcagcgaggaggaggagagtgaaGCACCTGGATCCTGGTGTTCCACAGAGGATGTGGAGGGGGCAGCTGTCTCAGAGGCTTTGGGAAGCTCAGCATCACTGGCAGGGCAAAGTGCTGCAGGTAtgcagagctctccctgcttGAGGCCTGCCTTCCACAGCTCCTGTCAGTGCACTGGGGACTCAAATCAGTAAAAATAAACATGTGAAAACTGCATGCAGTGTCCTTGCTGTGCAGAGTGCCCACCAGATCCATGCTTCAGGCAGCTCCATGGGAAGGACTTGGCCATGGAAATCCTTCCTTTGTAACCTTGTGATGCTGAAATTCTGTTGGCACATTAAAAAACAGTTCTCCAAGCTACTTTTTACCATGAATGAAAAGTAGCTGGGCCATAAAACAATTTTTCCATGGGATAGCTCCATGATTTAAAATACTGAAGAGGGCTGGGTAGGACCtcaaagctgcagcagaggaaggatAAAGCAGGAGCTGAAATCTGTGGCCTCATCTGTGTATTGCTGTGGCTCAGGGTCTCTCCTCCCTAGCAGGGAGAACTGGCACATTCAAGTGGAGGATTATTTGCCTCCCACTTTGCTTTCCTCACAATGTGTGTTCaaagttgcctttttttccttgcagaggAGGAGTCTGAAGCAGTGGATCCTGCAGCTGTGGAAAGAGCTGCCATAGGAAAATGGATTGATGCCATGGGAAAGTGGATTGatgtgaaaaataaagacaCTGGGATTAGGCCAGACAAATCTGCCATCACAACTCCTGCTGGTGAGTTGGGTAACTTCAGCAGAGCCTGTAATTGTTTCTTTTGGAAGGAGATGTAAACTTGACTTAAATTTTATACACAGGCTATTAAATCAAGCCAGCTAATTAGCCTGGCTTAATTAGCCAAGTAATTAAGTGCAAAGTTTCTCTTTTATGCTTTCTTGGAGTGCAGCCTTGTCTCCCATATCACACATGGCTTTGATGCTGCCCCTATGTAGTGACATTATCCTGGTGGTGCATTACCACAAAATTCAAAAATGTCCCCATGTTTGACATTTAATTGTTTAATTtaattcaggttttttctctccagctgtAGAGGAGATTTGGGCATTTTCCCCTCCAAAATAAACATGACTTCAGAATTTATTGTGTGACACAGGTTTTCCCCCTTGTTAACCAACAGTATTGATAATTGAATTATTTGTTTGCCCTGTTCTAGTTCCTTTCCCAAGCTGAGGGAGGCAGTAGGGCTCCAATTTTGGCAGGAACAATGGAGCAGCTTTACCCAAATAATGATGGagtgcagggaggaggagaagggaaaggaggaaggaaggatcCATTTCCATGTACCAGTTATGCAAGGAACTGTGAGAGCAGATGGTGGGATGCAAGCCCTGCTAAAGTCTGTCAAGAAGTGGGTCAGAGAtgctatttttaattaagaaaaaagagcaaaaaagcTGTAACTGAGCAAAAAATAATGGGAGCAGACGGGGAACCTTCCTCAATCTCCATGTTGATGGGAGGTGAGCACACTTGGAGTTTTGTAGGTCACTGTGGGACAGGGATCCTCCTGCCTGGGCCCTTCATGGTGTGGGATTTGTGCTCCAGCATCCTCAGAGCACCCATCTGCCCTAAGGAAGCAGCACCTGCCAGgctggtgagagcagagctcctTCCCCAGTGTCAGTGCTGGGGCTCCTGACTCATCTCCTGCATTGCTCTGCAGTCAGGGCAGTGTGGAGCAGCTCATCCTGGGCTGCTCCTACAGGAGAATCTTCCCAAAATACACCAGAGCCCTGTGACTGATTCctggagacagggaatgggaccTGGTGGGCTCAGAGGCACTGAGGGGAGGATGAGCCACAGCTGAAGGCTGGGGATGATTTCCCTTGGAAGTTGCACTCACTCAGAGGATTTTATTCATAGAATCCCTGGCAGATCCCTGCAGTTCCTCACCAGGGAATTTGTGCCTTTGGCTGGTgggtgctgagggcaggggagTCAGAGAGAGcactgaggctggagcagcaaaTCCTGCTCCGTGATCTTGAGGTGAAGGATGCAGAGCTGGCTCGTCCTTGCTGCTCCTGTCACTTGTCCCCGTGGCAGCCTCAGGGACTTTGGTGCTTCCAATGATCCATATGAGCAGCACAAAATAtggtttctgcttttctttgatGCAAACACAGTACCCAGCCAGGCTATCCCCAAATCAATCATAATATTctacattttttaattaataccACAAAATAGCCACAGCAACTCTTCTGATATCTATAAATGCTTCTCTTGGACTTAATCCTTCAGCACATGGTATCCCCCAACTCTTGTATTGTTTTAGCAGCTTGGAGATGTTTTTTTAGTGCAGCAGATGAGCTCACCTGGAAGTGGATTGCTGCACAGTGAGTCCCCTCAGAACACTCAGCTCAGTGAATCACTGAGCACACAGGGTGCTCTGaattggggtttgttttgttgccTCAAGACTTTCCTTCTCATCTTACTGCTAATAGGGTTAAATGTGATGGGGGAGCAAAAGGTTCTGCTTTGCCTGTAGGAACACTCTGgaatgtcttttttatttttcatggttTTCTTTGTGggctgaaagaaggaaaacacgCTGGCCTCAGGTGAAGTGAGGAATTTTCATCAGAGTTCTTTGTCCCTGCACCCCAGTGTGGAAGCACGAGCTGTTATTAGGCAAATGCATCACAACATGAGTGTAAATCCTCAGTTCCACAGAGATTGCTCCATGTTAGTCATCTTTAAAATGTACTCAGGAAAAGGCAATTCTTCAGCTTGGCTGTGTCTGAGAATTCAGGTGGGGCTCTCTAACCCCATGGCTGGTGCTGTGCTCACCAGCTGCCTCTCCATCAAATGCTTtgcctgtttatttttctgcccTGCTCCTATAATTGATCCCTggagggtgaggatgccctggcacagttgcccagaggagctggagctgccccatccctggcagtgcccaaggctgggttggatggagcttggagcacctgggacagtgggatgAGTCCCAgtgtggcactggatgggctttaaggtccttccaacccaggtTGCTGTGTGACTCTGGGATGATTCACTGTGCTGGAGGAGTTTTACTCATTTGAAATTCCTGTTTGTGATGAACAGCCTGACATTTCAACCTGTTTCTCTGCCCTGTGGTACCTGCAGGGGTCTTTCTCGTGTTCTCTGCAGGTCAGGCTGTCAGCATGTTCATCTGAACTGTAAAATCAATCTAGGGCATTATGAAGATGCaatctggagctgcagaggtaAAACCTTACTGCAGAGCAGTTATTGATTATTGCTTTTCACAGTTATCtctttttactttctttaaaaTAGAGTACTGGGAaggaataaaaacaacaaaatgccTGCCATTTTCCCTGTTAAATCAAAGTTAAACatcaaaggaaaaggaaactcataaatattttcttcttttcctccctcctggtggattttacagaaagagtggtcaaatactggaatgaTCTACCaagggaggtggtagagtcaccatcccttgaagagtttaaaaaaagactggatgtggcacttggtgccatgatctagttgaggtgttagaacatgggttggactcaatgatcttaaaggtctcttccagccttgaatttctgtgattctgtgatttcaaaTGCTACACTTAAGGCTGGAGTTAAAACCTACATAGGTCACTGAAAAAACCTACAAAGGCCACACAGGTCACTGAGTTCCctcagcagggtttggggtgcacaCATGAGGGTTAGCTGGTCTCTCCTGGGCTGCTTCCTGCACTTTGTGAAGCTTTTCTGCCTAAACATTCCACGCTTTGTGACCTTCCTGGGTGAGATGGGGCTGGGgttgagctgtgctgctgtcacttgGGCTGCTTTtgtcccctgctctgccttACTGAGAGGAAACACTGGATTTGGAGTAACAAACATGAGAAAATGTCCTTGTGGAGCAGCCATGGGCACTGGCAGGGATTCTGTGCACTGCCCTTAGATCTCCAccccagctggagaaggagcaTTGCAGCAGGTCTGGATCACACATGGAAAACAGGGAATCTACATGGAATAAACCCAACccaaagcaggagctgagatCCCCTGGGCAGGTGAACCTCCCACGCCTGGGGGAGATCTGAGTGTGCAAATACTTCAGTTAAAAGACACACTTTCCTCATCTTTTTTTGagtttctttcagaaaaattcTAGTCCTTGATCCCTAATTTAAATTCTTTCTGAACATCCTGTTAAGCATGAGTTAATGTGGAGGAATAACTCCAGCACTGAGTCGTGCAGTGAGGTTTAAAAATTGCTGTTCCCTTTGCCAGTGTTTCTTCTGAAGTCTGGAGGTGCAGATGAGCAGATGGGTGGGTGTGTGGCAGCACAGGATTTATGCATTATTAGAAACCAATTCTTAATAAAATTGCACTTGTGGATGTCAGAAGAACCTTAAGTGAGTTATTCAGGCTGGTATTAAACTGTCACTAAATGCTCAGTGGACCTGATGTGTTTTACTTCTCCCTCTGAGTACTCAAATGCttttgttctgggttttttcccccctcacaaTGGTaactttttaatctttttattcATTCTGTGTTCAGCATAAATGAACCTGCCAGGAATGTTTTATTAGTGAGATTAAACCCAATAGTGGCACATGATTTCCACTTTTTTACACAATTCTTGTAAGGAAAATCACCTGATGACTGAAATGGAGGTTTCCACTCAGATATTTCTGATGCTCcctcagaatttttttaaaattaaatttcattttaaggtGTTGCTAATTCTCACTTATATGTCTATAAATTGTCTTTCCTTTTAATCATTTTGAAACATCATCTTCTTAGGAGGAGTAAATAGCTTTGTGATGCTCAATTCTGAACTTAAACATATTTTCCATGTTGTCCACAGAACCACAAAATTCCTGTTTTAGTTTTAATTATGGATTGCCTTATCCTTTAGAAACACTGGATTTCTAAGGAGATGCTCAGTTTCTTTGCACAATTCCACAACTGTGTCCTGTGCACTCAGGACTAAATAAATCCCAGGGAGTTTGGGGGAAGTTTTATATTCcagtttttcagtattttgaagATTTGTGTTGTGGCACTGGAATGCCAAGTCTGGAAATTGAATTTAAtcctgaaaagagaaaatgtggaGGGGTTGTTCAAATGATACAACCCAagctcccagcaggaatttgggTGTGAATCCTTGGGGTTAAACACTTTGGAGTCACCACCTGCCtgattttgggggaaatttgCCCATGGAAACCTGGAGAGCCCCATCCTGAGCTGCTGGCCATGAAATACTGCCCTGCTTGTGCTCTGAGCCTCTGGAAAATCTCCCCAAAAGCCCTGAATGAAGTTGTAAATCCATCCTAACCCGCCCAGCTGAAGTCTAatctctgttttatttatttttatgtgccACTGGGAAGGATAAGGGAAGATGAAAGAGGGAATGATGTTTTTGAAATAAGATCTTCTAAAGAATTTAGGAAATGATTGTTGAAGCTTTAGATAAGAGGTGTTTTCTAATTGCatttcctccaaaaaaaaaattgcctttctGTAGTTTGTGGAATTTATTGGAGGTGTTTCCAGAGTGCCTTCAGTGGACACTGCCTCTAATTTTTCTTACAAATTGCTCCTTAGAGTTATTGATGAGATCTCTCTTGATATATTAATTCATTTGGGTTTAGCAAGTTGCAGTTTCAGGTGGTGAGGTGCTAAATCTGTATTATTGACAGCCAGTTTATTTAATGTCATAGTGTTTAACTGCTTGCTTTGCTAATCTATTTATCCTGTGCCATTAaccttttgtctttttatttcctcccaTCTTTGGAGCATCTTTTAGAGCCATTTATTGTGCAGGTTCCTACAGCTCCCATCCCCATTTGTGtttaaattctgattttggAGCCTCTTTTAGGGTGTTTTATTATGCaagttcctgcagctcccatccccatttgtgtttaaattctgattttggAGCCTCTTTTAGGGTGTTTTATTATGCaagttcctgcagctcccatccccatttgtgtttaaattctgatttttgagTCATTTATTGTTACTGGTTACTGCAACTGCCATCCCCATTTGTGtaaattctgatttttgagCAAATTATTGTAAAAGCTCCTACAGCTCCCATCCAGATTTGTgtttaaaattctgattttagaGCCAATTATTGTGCAGGTCTCTACAGCTTCAATCCACATCTGTGtttaaattctgattttggAGCCTGTTTTAGAGCCATTTATTGTGGAAGTTCATACAGCTCCCATCcacatttctgtttaaattctgattttagAACCATTTATTGTGCAGATTCCTATAGCTGCCATCCCATTTCTGTTTAGATTCTGATTTTGGAGCCATTTATTGTGCAGGTTCCTAGAGCTCCCATCCACATTTATGTTTAAATTCTGATCTTGGAGCCTGTTTTAGGGCCAGTTATTATGCAAGTTCCTACAGCTCCCATCCACATTTTGTTTAAATTCTAATCTTTGAACCATTTATTGTGCAGGTTCTTAGAGCTGCCATCCACATTGTGtttaaattctgattttggAGTCTGTTTTAGAGCTATTTATTGTGCAAATTCCTACACCTGCCATGCacatttgtgtttaaaattctgattttagaGCCAATTACTGTGCAAGTTCCTACAGCTGCCATCCACATTTGTGtaaattctgatttttgagCTATTTATTGTGCAGGTTCCTACAGCTGCCATCCACATTTGTGtaaattctgatttttgagCCATTTATTGTGCAGGTTCCTACAGCTCCCATCCACATTTGTGTTTAAACTCTGATTTTAGAGCCAATTATTGTGCAGGTTCCTACAGCTCCCATCCACATTTGTGattaaattctgattttggAGCCTATTTTAGGGCCTTTTATTGTGCAAGTTGCTACAGCTCTCATCCACATTTGTGtttaaattctgattttggAGCCTGTTTTAGAGCTATTTATTGTGCAAGTTCCTACACCTCTCATGCACATTTGTGTTTAAACATCTGATTTTAGAGCCATTTATTGTTCAAGCTCCTACAGCTGCCATCCCATCCAGATTTGTgtttaaattctgattttagAGCCATTTATTGTGCAGATTCCTATAGCTCTCATCTCCATTTGTGTAAATTCTGATTTTGGAGCCATTTATTGTGCAAATTCTTACAGCTCCCATCTCCATTTGTGtttaaattctgattttggAGCCTGTCTTAAAGCCATTTATTATGCAGGTTCATACAGCTCCCATGCACATTTGTGTTTAGAATTCTGATTTTAGAGCCATTTATTGTGCAAGTTCCTACAGCTCCCATCCAGATTTGTgtttaaattctgattttagGGCCATTTATTGTACAGGTTCCTACAGATTCCCTCACATTTGTGtttaaattctgattttggAGCCTGTTTAGGGCCTTTAATTATGCAAGTTCCTATAGTTCCCATCTacatttgtgtttaaaattctgattttggaGCCAATTATTGTGCAGGTTCCTAGAGCTCCCATCCACATTTGTGCTTTAATTCTGATTTTGGAGCCTCTTTTAGAGCCATTGGTTGTGCAAGTTTGTACAGCTCCCACCTCCATTTGTgtttaaattctgattttagAGCCAACTCTTTTGCAGGTTCCTACAGCTGCTGTCCATTTGTgtttaaattctgatttttgagTCATTTATTGTGCAGGTTCCCACAGCTGCCATcccatttctgtttaaattctgattttagAGCCATTTATTGTGCAGGTTTCTGCAGCTCCCATCCACACTTGTgtttaaattcagatttttaagCCATTTATTGTGCAAGTTCCTACAGCTCCCAACCCCATTTGTGTTTAAATTGTGATTTTGGAGCCTGTTTTAGGGCCATTTATTCTGCAGGTTCCAACAGCTCCTATCCACATTTATGtttaaattctgattttggAGCCTTTTTTAGGGCCTTTTATTGTGCAGGTTGCTACAGCTCCCATGCACATTTGTgtttaaattctgattttagAATTTTAGAGCCATTTATTGTGGAAGTTCATATAGCTCCCATCCACATTTGTgtttaaattctgattttagAACCATTTATTGTGCAGGTTCCTACAGCTGCCATCTCATTTGTGtttaaattctgattttggAGCCTGTTTTAGAGACAGTTATTGTGCAGGTTCCTGCAGCTGCCATCCATATTTGTGTTTAAATTCTTATTTTGGAGCCATTTATTGTGCAAATTCTTACAGCTCCCATCCCCATTTGTGtttaaattctgattttggAGCCTGTTTAGGGCCTTTAATTATGCAAGTTCCTATAGCTCCCATGTacatttgtgtttaaaattctgattttggaGCCAATTATTGTGCAGGTTCCTACAGATTCTATCCCCACTTGTGTAAATTCTTCTTTTAGAGCCATTTACTGTGCAGATTCCCACAGCTGCCATCCCGTTTGTGTttagctgtgctctgtgttgcTGCAGGCAGGGTTTGGCTCTCctttgtgggatctcagcacctcaggactgatgtgcagagtgaccgagaccacccttggggggctcaggagtcctgggatgttgccagaagtgtctggtggctggactttgatcctgcacaggagacaacacctgtatgaggatgggaggatttcactgggtgaatggtgaagggataagttaattagagtgtgaaacacagggtttaggatttctgttgatgccgaattttgccccaaaaggcgagaataactgcttaagagactcagcctaagtcagataagcaggaggtattttattgcgacgcgtcggagaaatcacaaaatggatttctgagtttccCGTAACAATGGCAGgccttttatacagttttgGATATAAATTACATCAGATCATATACATAATCATATCTTTGCATGAatattcatatggggcgtggTGTAGGCGGAGCGTGGGCGGGGACATCTCTTTTGAGGATCATCTTGGTGGTCGTTCCGgttgccttcatcatgggctggggtctcctgatgagtcttcctctttaaacttttgaacttctttcctaatttggtcaattcCTGGTGTACTTGGCTTGGTCCCTATGGCTTGGCAGAGTTCTTAGGGTCAGTTTGACATTGTTGGCTCTGAACATGCTTAGCCCATCAGTTCCCCTATTCCTATCTCTCTTTCCTGTCATTGTGTTTCATACTTTAGCTGATTTATTGCTTTATGTGTTTCCTAATGctatgctttcttcaaatgcctcacattctatgttttaactcattatttcttgaaggCTATCTGTTTTGGGGCTTCACTGTACAGGGGGGtttagagaagtaagatggaggaattggggcgtgtcctgtccttctttttcttcttggcctccatcttctgtggtgatggtggcactttgggattggttattactaaaagtgcactggtcaataagggtaaaaggtattgggggaaattgataaatattgtatacgtaattttgagtataaagataggtgaccgccccgggggctctcagtgtgctcatggctggctgctgagcagacctctgttgggctgagagaaaatcttttagataaataactaataaacactgaagaccgagaaaaaacctgaagcctcttctcgtcctttggagcgcgggctgcccaagggcATCCctgagcctttccaggccataaaaacagctgagaaaccGACACTCCTTGGCCCACAGGAGCTCACACACATGCAGGGCAgccatccctctgtccctggcacagccactgaTGCCTTTCCCTGTTGCTTCCAGGAGTTTCTGGGTtctcccaggcagagctgggagctctgagccgtttctgcagcagcaggatcagcagcatgcagcagcagcaggcacacaggggcaggaggCTGCACTGGGGAGCCCCAGCAAGGCAGACTGAGCCACGACAGTCCTGTGCTGTTCCTGCCCAGCTGATGAACAGGATCCTGCTGGAAAACACCAGGGAGGCTCTGAAACAGGTACTGGGGGGGACAAAGGGAGATTTCCCCTAAATTCTGGAGAACCACTGCAGAAAAAAGCCATAATTACAGGATCAAGGCAGGCAGACCTTACTGATGCCAGGCTCAGGCCTCTGGAAGAGGTTTTGGGTTGACAGCCCAAGATTTAATCTTCTCATTTCTCAGAcattgtcacagacacatttaatgaaaaatcctttccttaggatttttcctcctgagaagctgggaggcctcaggaacaaaatgcaaacattgattatctgctgctgtgggatgcaacaggtgcatctgggattggctcA
This window contains:
- the C12H8orf48 gene encoding uncharacterized protein C8orf48 homolog; its protein translation is MAAASAESSRSHGKGLEWSQSHSSSALDYSGDTFESFSEEEESEAPGSWCSTEDVEGAAVSEALGSSASLAGQSAAEEESEAVDPAAVERAAIGKWIDAMGKWIDVKNKDTGIRPDKSAITTPAGVSGFSQAELGALSRFCSSRISSMQQQQAHRGRRLHWGAPARQTEPRQSCAVPAQLMNRILLENTREALKQVTEAEIHEVSTCPGCQQKEAELAKIAFLRQKKTLLEGALIQEKLEEQFYSRDMLTLLGEALRSFPKPSEDPRDLWQRLKGQEWKD